From Scleropages formosus chromosome 1, fSclFor1.1, whole genome shotgun sequence, a single genomic window includes:
- the dnaja2a gene encoding dnaJ homolog subfamily A member 2a: MSNVADTKLYDILGVSPSASENELKKAYRKLAKEYHPDKNPNAGDKFKEISFAYEVLTNPEKKELYDRYGEQGLREGGCGGSGMDDIFSHIFGGGLFGFMGGQGRSRNGGRRRGEDMVHPLKVSLEDLYNGKTTKLQLSKNVLCSSCNGLGGKTGAVQKCTTCRGRGMRVMIRQLAPGMVQQMQSVCTDCNGEGEVINEKDRCKKCEGKKVVKEVKILEVHIDKGMKHGQKITFGGEADQAPGVEPGDIVLVLQEKEHETFRRDGNDLYMTHKIGLVEALCGFQFTMKHLDGRQIVVKYPAGKVIEPGSVRMVRGEGMPQYRNPFEKGDLYVKFEVNFPDNNWISSEKLAELEDLLPMRAEEPIISGDVEEVDLLDYDMSQSSAGGHRREAYNDSSDEESGHHGPGVQCAHQ, translated from the exons ATGTCGAACGTCGCGGATACTAAGCTGTACGACATCCTGGGGGTCTCCCCCTCCGCCTCCGAGAACGAGCTGAAGAAG GCATATCGTAAGCTAGCAAAAGAGTACCATCCAGACAAGAACCCCAATGCTGGAGACAAG TTCAAAGAGATCAGCTTTGCCTACGAGGTGCTGACCAACCCGGAAAAGAAGGAGCTGTACGACCGCTATGGAGAGCAGGGGCTACGAGAAGGCGGCTGCGGGGGCAGCGGCATGGACGATATCTTTTCCCACATCTTTGGCGGCGGACTCTTCGGGTTTATGGGTGGCCAGGGGAGGAGCAGGAATGGTGGAAGGAGGAGGGGCGAGGACATGGTGCACCCCCTGAA AGTGTCCCTTGAAGACCTGTACAACGGAAAAACAACCAAATTACAATTAAGCAAAAACGTTCTTTGTAGTTCATGTAATGG GCTTGGTGGAAAGACAGGAGCAGTTCAGAAGTGCACGACTTGTAGGGGGCGTGGCATGCGCGTCATGATCCGACAGTTGGCCCCCGGAATGGTGCAGCAGATGCAGTCCGTCTGTACCGATTGTAATGGGGAAG GTGAGGTCATTAATGAGAAAGACCGCTGCAAGAAGTGTGAGGGCAAGAAGGTGGTCAAGGAGGTGAAGATCCTGGAGGTCCATATAGACAAGGGTATGAAGCACGGGCAGAAGATCACCTTTGGGGGAGAGGCAGATCAAGCCCCTGGAGTGGAGCCTGGAGATATTGTTCTCGTCCTACAGGAGAAGGAGCATGAG ACGTTCAGAAGGGACGGCAATGACCTTTACATGACCCACAAGATCGGCTTGGTGGAAGCCCTGTGTGGATTTCAGTTCACGATGAAGCACTTGGACGGCAGACAAATTGTGGTGAAGTACCCTGCTGGAAAGGTCATTGAACCAG GCTCAGTCAGGATGGTCCGGGGTGAAGGAATGCCACAATACCGCAACCCTTTCGAGAAGGGTGACTTGTATGTTAAATTCGAGGTGAATTTCCCAGACAACAACTGGATAAGCTCAGAGAAGCTTGCT GAACTGGAGGACCTGCTGCCTATGCGAGCGGAGGAGCCGATCATCTCGGGCGATGTGGAGGAGGTGGATCTGCTGGATTACGACATGAGCCAGAGCTCAGCTGGAGGCCACCGGCGTGAGGCCTACAACGACAGCTCCGATGAGGAAAGCGGGCACCACGGGCCCGGCGTGCAGTGCGCTCACCAGTAG
- the neto2a gene encoding neuropilin and tolloid-like protein 2: protein MRGAWLFLVLVEHGFALAQRTKELPNAQQTSKGEGQCGTWVRNNNGGLFTSPNYPNTYPPNKECVYILEAHPRQRIELLFDDTYYIEPSFECRFDHIEVRDGPFGFSPLINRFCGPRSPGLVRSTGRFMWIKFTSDEELEGLGFRVNYTFTADPDFHLHLGGILNPIPDCQFEIGGSDGMIRSSQVEEEEKIKSGDAVDCIWTIRAPPNSKIYLRFLEYQMEHSNECKRNFVAVYDGSSAIENLKSKFCSTVASDVMLDNGIGVVRMWADENSRLSRFRMLFTSFVDPPCSGNTFFCHSNMCINNSLVCNGIQNCVYPWDENHCKEKKGKGLFHQITKTHSTVIGVSAGVVLVLLVVSVLVQMKQPRKKVVARKSVFNKAGFQEAFDPPHYELFSLRDKEISSDLAELSEELESYHKLRRSSSGTSRCVHEHHCGSQAPGPKQSRPGLSATDLPYRNDFPQPPPMKTFNSSYKKSCYGYKQGHECAEQVIEDRVMEEIPCEIYVRGATSAVATAAALRNSSESAQPRSLSMDF from the exons ATGCGGGGAG CTTGGCTTTTCCTCGTTCTGGTTGAGCACGGATTTGCGCTGGCGCAGAGAACAAAAG AGCTGCCGAATGCCCAGCAGACATCCAAGGGGGAAGGGCAGTGCGGCACCTGGGTGCGGAACAACAACGGGGGTCTCTTCACCTCCCCTAACTACCCCAACACGTACCCCCCCAACAAGGAATGCGTTTACATCCTGGAAG CACACCCGCGGCAGCGGATTGAGCTGCTCTTCGACGACACCTACTACATCGAGCCATCCTTTGAGTGCCGCTTCGACCACATCGAGGTTCGCGACGGCCCCTTCGGCTTCTCGCCGCTCATCAACCGCTTCTGTGGGCCCCGGAGCCCCGGCCTGGTGCGCTCCACGGGCCGCTTCATGTGGATCAAGTTCACCAGCGATGAGGAGCTCGAGGGCCTCGGCTTCCGGGTCAACTATACCTTCACAGCAG ATCCAGACTTCCATCTCCATCTGGGGGGGATTTTAAATCCGATTCCAG ACTGTCAGTTTGAAATCGGCGGCTCTGACGGGATGATTCGCTCCAGTCAggtagaggaggaggagaagatcAAGTCCGGCGATGCGGTGGACTGCATTTGGACGATACGCGCCCCTCCGAATTCCAAG ATCTACCTCCGCTTCCTTGAGTACCAGATGGAGCACTCCAACGAGTGCAAGAGGAACTTTGTGGCCGTGTATGACGGCAGCAGTGCCATCGAGAACCTCAAGTCCAAGTTCTGCAGCACAGTAGCCAGTGACGTCATGCTGGACAATGGCATCGGTGTGGTTCGAATGTGGGCCGACGAGAACAGCCGGCTCAGCCGGTTCCGGATGCTCTTCACCTCATTTGTGGACC CTCCCTGCTCGGGAAACACCTTCTTCTGCCACAGCAACATGTGCATCAACAACTCGCTGGTGTGCAACGGCATCCAGAACTGCGTATACCCCTGGGATGAGAACCACTGCAAGG AGAAGAAGGGCAAGGGCCTCTTCCACCAGATCACCAAGACGCACAGCACCGTCATCGGCGTGTCCGCCGGGgtcgtcctcgtcctccttgTCGTCTCCGTCCTTGTCCAGATGAAGCAGCCGCGCAAGAAGGTGGTGGCGCGCAAGTCCGTCTTCAACAAGGCCGGCTTCCAGGAGGCCTTCGACCCGCCGCACTACGAGCTCTTCTCGCTGCGGGACAAGGAGATCTCCTCGGACCTGGCCGAGCTCTCTGAGGAGCTAGAGAGCTACCACAAGCTGCGGCGCTCCTCGTCGGGCACGTCGCGCTGCGTCCACGAGCACCACTGCGGCTCGCAGGCCCCGGGTCCCAAGCAGAGCCGCCCGGGCCTCAGCGCCACCGACCTGCCCTACCGCAACGATTTCCCGCAGCCGCCACCCATGAAGACCTTCAACAGCAGTTACAAGAAGAGCTGCTACGGCTACAAGCAGGGTCACGAGTGCGCCGAGCAGGTCATCGAAGACCGCGTCATGGAGGAAATACCCTGTGAGATCTACGTGCGAGGCGCCACCTCCGCCGTCGCCACCGCTGCTGCCTTGCGCAACAGCAGCGAGTCGGCGCAGCCGCGCTCCCTCTCCATGGACTTCTGA